The genomic segment GAACCGGGGTGCTGGGAGCCAGCAGGATCACGCTCCCGGAGCGTTCCAGCGCGTGGAGGCGGGCCTGCAGCAGGGTGCTGAGGAAGGTGGAGTCGCCGAAGCTCACGCCGGCCAGGTCGAGGACCAGATGGGGGTGATGGTCCAGGGCGCGATCCACCGCGTCCCGCACCGGACCGACCCCGTTCAGGTCCACTTCCCCGGCCACCGTAACGACACTGGGTTCGCCCAGAGCGAGGGAAACCGTCAGGCGGGCGCCCCGTGGAACGGGGGCGGACGTAGCTTCCACGGTCGCTCCAAATGATCTGTTGTCGTAAGACAACAATCTTGCCACAGCCTCGGCGTGATGCGAACAGCGCTGGGTCGTGGTCGACGATGTACGAGCCGAGTCGTACGACATGTTCCAGGCCGAGTCCGACGCCGGCGAGCGCGCTGCGCAGGTTGGCGACGGAGCGCTCGACCTGGGCGGCGAAGTCGCCGGGAGGGCGCACCCGGCTCGGGTTCCTTCATGGCGCGGGAGAGGCGACGGGGACGGCGAAGGTCCGCCCCTGGGTCCCCGCGCCGTCGCGGCCACCTGAGGGAAACCGCCGCACCGTTCGGTGTGCCGCGACGGCTGGGACATCGCCGCAGGTGACAGTGGTAACGGTCCCCATTGCAACCTTTGGTGGAAGCGGCATTGCTGCGGTTCACTTGACCCCAGCCGCACCCGTCCGCACACCTTGGAGGCCTTGTGAGTGACCACGAGCATGATCACGCCGCCGGACCCGGCGGTGGGGGCGGTCATGCGGGGCACTCGCACGGAGTCACCGCGGATGCGGACCGGCGGTGGCTGACGATCGCCCTGGTGCTGATCGCTGTGTTCATGTGCGCCGAGGTCGTCATCGGCGTGGCCGCGAACTCCCTCGCGCTGATCTCGGACGCCGCGCACATGCTCACCGATGTCGTCTCGATCGTGCTGGCACTCGTCGCGATGCGCCTGGCGGCCAGGCCGGCGAAGGGGCACTACACCTACGGTCTCAAGCGGGTGGAGATCCTGTCCGCGCAGGCCAACGGTCTGACTCTGCTGCTCCTGTCGGTGTGGCTCGGCTACGAGGCGGTCCACCGGCTGATCACCCCGACGGCCGTCACCGGCGGCCTGGTCCTGGCCACCGCCCTGGTCGGCGTCGCGGTCAACCTCGTCGCGACCTGGTCGATCTCCAAGGCCAACCGCACCTCGCTGAACGTCGAGGGCGCCTACCAGCACATCCTCACCGACCTGTTCGGCTTCATCGCCACCGCAGTCGCCGGAGCGATCGTGCTGACCACCGGTTTCGAGCGCGCGGACGCCATCGCCTCCCTTCTCGTCGTCGCGCTGATGCTCAAGGCCGGGTACGGACTGATCCGCGACTCGGCACGGATCTTCCTCGAAGCCGCGCCCGTCGGCGTGGACCCCGACGCCCTCGGCGACCGGCTCGCCGCCCAGGACTCCGTCGTGGAGATCCATGACCTGCACGTCTGGCAGATCACCTCCGGCCAGAACGCCCTGTCCGCCCACGTGCTGGTCCAGCCCGGCAAGGACTGCCACGCCGTACGCCGTACGCTGCGGCAGCTGTTGCAGGACGAGTACCGCATCGAGCACGCGACGCTGCAGGTCGACCACGTCGGCGAGGAGGACTCCTCGGACCTGTTGCAGATCACCGCACTGCCCGTCGGTGACCAGGACCCGCACTGCGACGACGCCCACGGACCCGTCCACCGCCCCGGCCCCCACGACCACTGACCTTCCCGGCCTCCCGGGTTGCGGCCGGCGGCGCGTGCGGCACCGCGCAAGGCCCTGAGGACTAGGGTGAGGCGGTTGCTGTCGGTACCGTGGGAGATGTCGTGGATGTCGATTTGCGCAAGCTGCGCTACTTCGTGGCGGTGGCCGAGGAGTCACACTTCGGCCGTGCGGCGGAGCGGCTGCACATCACCCAGCCGGTGCTCTCGCGCCAGATCCGCGCCCTGGAGCACGAAGTGGGCGCACAGCTCTTCACCCGGGGCAGGCAGGCCACCGAGCTGACCGCCGCGGGC from the Streptomyces sp. RKAG293 genome contains:
- a CDS encoding STAS domain-containing protein yields the protein MAGEVDLNGVGPVRDAVDRALDHHPHLVLDLAGVSFGDSTFLSTLLQARLHALERSGSVILLAPSTPVLRVLTITGALELFLVMGQEELRQAELRRDLGVS
- a CDS encoding cation diffusion facilitator family transporter; protein product: MSDHEHDHAAGPGGGGGHAGHSHGVTADADRRWLTIALVLIAVFMCAEVVIGVAANSLALISDAAHMLTDVVSIVLALVAMRLAARPAKGHYTYGLKRVEILSAQANGLTLLLLSVWLGYEAVHRLITPTAVTGGLVLATALVGVAVNLVATWSISKANRTSLNVEGAYQHILTDLFGFIATAVAGAIVLTTGFERADAIASLLVVALMLKAGYGLIRDSARIFLEAAPVGVDPDALGDRLAAQDSVVEIHDLHVWQITSGQNALSAHVLVQPGKDCHAVRRTLRQLLQDEYRIEHATLQVDHVGEEDSSDLLQITALPVGDQDPHCDDAHGPVHRPGPHDH